AATTGACCTCTAATGATTTTCTTGGTGCAAACTTGGTCACTCAAGTCCTGTGCGATAAAGCAGCTGGCTCCCTGCCAtccagaaagcaagaaaacctgCCCAAGAGCTGCCTGGAGGAGAACCAACAAGTCTTGAAAGGGAAATGTTAAAGGATCTCAAATATGTATCCTTAAAACCCACATTTACTTAGACAAACCTTACTGCTAGCAATTAGCAGACTGAACTTATTTACCTTACAGTAAGTATCCTTAGTAAGTATTCTAACTCACCATAAGGAATTTGCAATTAGCAAAAAGCAGCATGTGATGGATGCAAATGAACAGAGGAATCCAAAGTTACAAATGCTCTCACTACCAGTGGGCAGGGATGAGCTGCAGTTTGGGTTCAAGCCAGCAGCGCCAAGGATGCAGTGTGGCACTTGTCACACCCGTggttctgctccagcagtgactCCCACCCAGTACCCCCGGGGCATCTCAGGCAGGGTGACGGAGGGCCCAGCAGCCCTGTTCCTCCTGGGAACGGTGTTGGGAACGGGCTGTGGTCTGTCCCAGGAGGCAGAGGATCAGCAGCAGCACTCGAGAGTGCCAGGAAAGGGTCAGGATGCCCAGGATATGCTGGCAGTCAGTGCCACAGAAGAAACCACCTTGTTTTCTGTCAGTGAAGCTCAGTGCTGTGACTTGTGGGGTCCTGAGGCCCTGAGTGTCCTCcgggagcaggcagagcagctctgggagtGGAACCGTCACTCCAGTAGACACCTGGAGAAAGTATTTCAGGCACTGGCATTTCCAGAGACCCATGTGGAACCCTGAACTGGTTTAGGATGGGAGGGACAAAACTCCTTCAGTGtcacccctgccatggtcagggacacctcccaccagcccaggttactccaagccctatccaacctggggccttcaacactgccagggatggggcaacctgggccactggctcagcatcctcatagtgaagaatttcctcctaatatccagcctcaatctcccctcttccagttcaaagccattccccctcaccCCATCACTACCTGTCCCGGCAGCCCCATGGGTGCTCATCTGGCTTACTCAGCCgcaggggcagggaggtgacagccaGGAGGCCCCGGGGGACCTCCCCTCCCCGCACACGTGGAGCCGGGCCCCACCGCCCTCCGGGGCCGGGCACAGCCCCACCAGCCTCAGGCATCAGAACAGCCCCGCCATGtaggctgtggggagcaggccCCGCCTCTTGCCACGGGAACGGGTCCGCCCTCTCTCGGCCCCGCCGTTTCACAGGCCCCGCTTGATCGTTCCGCTACAGGCGGGTGTCGGAGTGGCCCCCTGAGAGGGAGGCGGGGGCGCAGCCCCTTTAAGAGCGGAGCCGCCATGATCTGCCTGGTGTTGGGGCTTTTCGCCGGCCTCTTCCAGACCGGTGCGGGTTGGAGCGGGACCCGGGCTCCCTCCCTGCCGCTGCGCCCCACGGCCGGGCCGGGCTcggctccttcccctcccctcccctcccctcccctcccttgacGGTCCCCTCTTTCCCCGCAGCCTGCAGCGGGCCTGGCGAACGCACGTTCGTGGCCATCAAGCCGGACGGGGTCCAGCGGCACCTGGTCGGGGAGATCATCCGGCGGTTCGAGAGGAAGGGCCTGCAGCTGGTGGGGTtgaagctgctgcaggtgaGCGGCCCAGGGCCGGGGGTCTTCTTGTGCCAGGGGGTGAGGGGGCGGCATGCTGGAGCAGGATCCAGGTTTAACCACGCTTCTGGGGTGACAGCCTGGctccaaccccccccggctaggagcaggctgagctgtgcgttctttgtgctgctcaggcctcagaggagctgctgagagAGCACTACATCGCCCTTCGGGACCGCCCTTTCTATAGCCGGCTGGTGCAGTACATGAGCTCCGGGCCGGTGGTGGCCATGGTGAGTGCTGGCCGGGTTCTCCTGGTGCAAAAAGTGCAAAGTACAAGCAGCACTGGCCTGAGGCAGGGTGGAACTAGGCGGCCTCTCTCTCTCAGCAGAAGCCTCTTGAAGCCGTGCGTTAAATCTCCAGACAGCTCTGGGTAGAGCCCAGTGTCAGTTCTGAGGACTGCTTATAGAGACTGTTCCCTGCTTCTGAGGCTGGTGGATCAGGTGGGGAGTTTGGAGGGAAGACGATGGGACCTGCTGGGGGAGCGGTGGAAGCTGACTCTGGTGTTGCTGTCCCCTAGGTCTGGCAGGGCCTGGACGTGGTCAAAACAGTTCGCACAATGATTGGGGAGACAAACCCAGCAGAGTCCTTGCCTGGCACCATCCGTGGAGACTTCTGTGTAGAAGTCAGCAAGTGAGAGCTTGGGCTGTTTGTTCCCTTGGGCCGTCTATGTGTCCTGTCCAGGCATTCCTCTTTGGGGCAGAGCGTCTCAGTTGGGTGCTGGGATGGTCACTGTCTCCCTCTGGCAGCTCAGAGGATGGAGGAGCTGACCACTGCCTCCTGGGTTGCCAGGGGGCACAGCCTGGGGTTGGGTCTTTCCTGGCTCCTGAGGCCTTCTCTGTAGGTGAGGTTTGCTTGTCTTCAGCTCCTGGGAATCAGGACTGTGAGgtagggaagaggaagggaggagccCTCAGCCCTTTTCTTGGGGAGCAGGGCACCTGGAGAGCTGCTCTGGCTCCATTTGGCATGTGGTGTGAAGGAATGTTGTAGGATGCGACCTCAATGAAATTGACCAAGGGGAAACTTTCTAATGGGCAGCTTCCCTCTCCGCCATTCTTAGCTCCTGGCTGAtgcctttcctcttccccacaGGAATGTGATCCACGGCAGCGACTCGGCTGAGAGTGCAGGGCAGGAGATCTCTCTCTGGTTCCGCCCGGAGGAGTTGATTTGCTGGGAGGACACAGCTGAGCACTGGCTCTATGCGTGAGAGGAGAAGCCCGAGGGAAGCTCAGCTTCTTTATGGGGCAGGAGGCATTTCCGTCCATTTCTCACTGCCTGTAGGGCTGGCTGTGGCTCTTGCTGCAGTGTTGAGTGATGTGTGGGGTACTTTTGCCTGCATGTGGGTGGAGGGGTCCTGGGAGCTGTTTGGGGTCTGTAACTCTGCTGTTCAGCTCTGTCAGAGTGGCTTTCGCTCGCTCTCTTTCGCTCGCTCTCTTTCGCTCGCTCTCTCGGCTGTGGTCAGTGGTGGGGTTTGTTGCTCTGTTTCCTGCAGCATCTGAAGCTCCAAGTGGCTCAAGGTGATTTGAAGTGAAAACCAGTCTCTGCCCATTCCTGTGGGCTCTTAGCACTGCCTAGCATAAGAGGCCAtgtgctcctggctgctgggagagctgcttTGCTCAACACGAGGCGCTGTGATCCATAGCATTGACTTGCATTGCTCTGAGGTTCTTCCTCAAAGGCTTTTACAGAATTGGGCTGCTATGGGCTAAGGAGGAAAGTCCCCTTGAGGTAGAAGTTTGTTCCAAAACAGGGAACAAAGGGCAGGACAAGCCACTCTCTCTGCCGTGGTGGAAGCTGGCATCAGTTCACCTGGTGTCAGATGCGATCAGGGAGTTCATGATTTGTGGCAACCCAGTTTGTAACAGGTTGGACAACACCCTGCATTGCTGTGAGCTCTACCTGCAACATCAGCCTCCCCTGAGCCCCACAGCCCTCCTTTCTCCCAGCACTATGGGGATGGAGAGTCTCTCTCCAGTGACTGGGGCTTTCCTTGGATGCAGACAGACCCTCCTGCCTTCAGACCCTTCTCCAAAGAGCTGTTTGCAGCTCCCAATGTGTGACAGGTTTCCGTTGTTCCATCACTCAcccatttgctttctttaataATAAACTCTGCAGACCCCTCATCTCTCCTTTGGTTGTTTTCCTCAGGGAccaggagggcagagggggTGGTAGCCAACCCACGGAGCTTTTGATGTGTTGGGGATGGGAGTCAGTGCAGTTGATAGCCAGTGAGGGGTAAATGAAGCCCCATGTAGTTGTGGTTTGGGCTGTTCATCTGCAGCTTTGCCTCAGGTGACACATTCCCCAGGTCAGGATGAAACTGTCTCCATGGGCAAAAATCAGAAAGGTGTGGAAAGTTTAAATTTGACACAGTGTCATACTTCCCTTGGTatgcattttccatttccagtgtCCCTGGAACTGTAGGCTTTATGGTTTTCtgaaccctaaccctaatcGTGTGCAATCTGGGGGGCTGAGATGTGTCTCCAGCTCTACTGGTGAAAACAACCAGAAATTGAAAATTTGGTGCAGTGTCATACTTCCAACAATACTTGTTACTTCAACAGGCATGCCCTTTCCATCCCCAGTGTCCTCTGTAGCCAAATGCAAGGAGTGACCACTGAACatagggttccatgtgagggttagggccagccaaagttttcagtggtcactctttgcatttgtttgccagtcccGACTGTTCGGACTTTTGGAcaaccctgagggcaatagactcagagcactattcgtgagtttctgctgaaaCGCCTGTTTGGACCTcggagcgccgtgccctaagagaggttcgtcttgcaacagtTCTCTCTTTTGGTCCTCCAGCAACAAGGTAAAGTGGGGCTTAATGGATAAGAGGTAATGGGGAAATTCTGATTGGACATaagaagttcatttttcaccatATGGACAGTAAAAGATTTgaatggtctcccaggagaagcGGTAGATTCCCTCCGTTGTAGAAAGTGTTAAGACATTGAATCCATAGTATTACGTAGAGAGATGGTCTTTGAGGGTACCTTCCAACACGACTGATTAAATGAATCTAtgaagtaagagagaaaaatgacagGTTTTGGTGAAGATCAGGGGATCTCCCAGATGGTGTGTTTCTACGCTCAGGGGACATTGGGggttcttaaatttttaactttgtCCGATTgccggagactcatttgtagttttttcggtaaaaagatggccgacttccggtaacaaaatggccgacttccggtgactcatttgtagttttccgctgaaaagatggccgactaccggtaacaagatggccgacttccggagactcatttgtagttttccgcttAAAAGGTGGCCGACTTtcggtaacaaaatggccggCTTTtggagactcatttgtagtttttcgctaaaaAGATGCCCGACTGCCCCGCAatggttttgtatcttcttatATGCAGTGCGTGGCAGTGTGTATTGGGGTGCTCAGTTCTTAGCATGCATCggattgtttttgtttttggagACGGTGCATCTGACACGTAGGACCAATCTTAACCCTGTTATGTGAGGtaacaagggaaaagtgtgagtttgcagaagtgaacagcagGCTGATTTGGAATTAACAGAAGAGGCTTAACAAAAGGCTTTGGATGTATGATCCTCACAAATAAGAAGAGATCTCAAATATATCTGTAAACGGGTTACACAGAACTTGGAGCCCAGGGGAGAAAatttccagaagcagaaaacaactccacttTGAGAGTTATTAGTGTTATAAATGACTgggactcaatattctgttaatagtttaatttaattaagaaaattgcaataagcaagACAGCGCTGGGTGtgtggggagtctccgctccactcacatGAACGCtgtaaagtttaatcttttggCTTATATTCCAACctttaatacatattcatatcTATTCTAATACGTATTCATGAGTGTTCTAGGAACAggctgggttttgtttattagttcttggaagaggcgGCCTTCAAAGGTGCATGTccactttatctctgagggtctttttgacccccatctggtggtcgttggatgaagtcagtgtctgcctcagtttcccctctcgtTACCCTTCGATTCCGCACATGAGCTcctttgctctttcctgtgcaacaatctgcagtcagcagtaaaaccaccttaaattCAATGCtatgtggtgagcagcaaaatcagcttaaattagcacaacaggatgtACATTGTAGTGTTTTCGGggtacagaaactgtggatgtcttgtttcttgttcccctaagctttgtagttacacaaagaacagttatatttcattttaacgaATTCCTacgtttgcatatttcacaatgttgaagacagatatattattagtactctcaaagttgggttagcaaacactttataattatttaacatgaattcacaaacacatTTATTATATTAGCACATTTTTGGGCTGCGCTAGAACTAGAACAACTCACAGTAGGACATAAAGTGGCTCTGCCTGCCATAATTCCTATCATGCAATGggtcaaatatattcaagatagAGCCAAAGTGGGAGGCTATGGTGTGGCTTCCTTCCACTAGCAGCTAGCCACTGCCCCCCATGAGTAATCAAGACCTAAACCCTGATTTTGCAGtcaaaaataaatcttgaatGAGGTTTGGAAAAACCTTGGATCTATTAACTCATCCTGAGACAGAGCACATTTGGTTTACAGGGAGATCAGCTAagtatgtaggaggaaaaaggcttgtgaaagcagcagcttaCCCTCcccattctgagaaattttttttaaaccatgagAGAGTGCAAAGGCAGCCAATATGCTGAATTGTCCAGGCAGATATTTTAGGGAACCACCAGTAAGATGTCTAGGGGAGATAGTTTAGGCAGCCCTACAATCTGTGACTTGGGCCCCAGCCAGGCCCCGGTTTTGGTCATTATGAGGCATAAGACCAGACGTTTCCACGTTAAGAAAAGCTCAAGTCCTTCAGGCTAGCAGCAACGGGATACTCGAAAAACTGGACCCTTTCTGGCGTCCTCACCTACGAGAGGACGCACCGTGTAGGATTTCCcaactgctgggaagggttctcCGTGTCCTCGTAAcaaccagggctccccagcaacCGCAGATCCAGGCAAAGTCGAATCATTATGGCAATCGGCGACACGTCTTTCTTGCTATCGCTGCGTCTGTATAGTAACAATTAGATGAGTcgctgtgttttgttttgactttGCTAtcgcacttcagttttgttgtttgtttctgcacttgttctcttataatttaatacatcagtaaatataaactaacttctttatttgggtGCCTGTGCCTTTTGCGCTGACCCCGCCCATCTGGCAAAGTATCATATTAAGTAGCAGACCTATATAGACCTCAGGACACTCTCAACTGTTCTTGAAATCTAGTGAAACCGATGCCACGTGAAACACTAAGGACAGACTAATAGAAAAGCAGCGCAGCAAGCCCCTCCCCCCTCGAGAGCCAGATAAGTCCACAGGACATGGAGAcggcaaaatgaaagctgaatttcaggaacTAGAGTTCCATATGGAGACCAGGAAGCAAACGGATCAATTTATTTGGAGATGGCAGCAAACCGTCAGAACTTCAGGTTCAGATGAAACaaccagtgaaatcaaaggcacatgcagaagagccaagagaCCAATCTCCCTGGggtaagatgcattttaaagaaaccctttaTACAATGGGGCGGGTGCACATCATGCAGACAGGTAGCGAggtattaaaaggcagagacaaaatacaccaactctggggcagagggagagtatGAACTCCACTTTACTGCCAGGGGCAAAGACCACATCCAGCCACACCCAGGGTCCTCTGCGAGGAAGCATTCAGAAAGAGATGAGGGTCCAGTTTTCCCGCCCAAGACTCTGCCAGAGGGTCTTCCCGGACTCTTTTTCAACATTATTGCCCATCAGAGCcctctcattcagggcaccgCTCCTTATGAGACCATCCTCACGCCGCCCCACACCCTTCAATCTCTGTGGTgctctttttagctctcttactGAGACAGAATCCTTCTTCAGGCTCTCTTTGCACCCCAGAACCCTTCTTTCATTTGTTGTGATCTTAGACATCTGTTCAGTCACTCAGCCCCCGAGGGCATCCGTACATCAACTGAACACATACAGTTTTTCCTCGTGTCCTAGAGTCGCCTTTTACCTCTTTCACAGCACCCTTCTCTCACCACCACACCTCCGGAGGCCAACCTCACACCCCCCTCTCGGcgtcccacagccaccttccgGCTCCGTTGTgcattttactcctttttcGCTCCATGAGAAGCTCTTCTGACGCCGTCTGTCATTCGGTTCCCAACATCCCACGGACACCTGTACTCTATTAAAACCCTctccagactgctgcttgtgccctTCAGCTTTCTTCAGCGTCTTCGATCCAAAAATGACCCCTCTAACAGAATGCTGCCTTCCACTTTTAGCTTTGTTGCAGAGCTCTCACCCCTCTGGGTCTTTCAGGAGAGTTTGTGAGTCCATATCTGTGACCCACcccacttgttctttcctctcttctgtctaATCCAAGCCTCCAATGACCTTTACTCTGTTAAGGTTCCCTGTGGGTTGAATTCTTACGTGGTCAAGTCACTGAAGtaacaaggagaaagaaaaaaaccaaaattcctCAGCTGGCATCATGGAGTTTCTGTGCTTGTCCCgtaaactgaagaaagaggagagaactGGCTGCTTCTCCCCTCGCTGTTTTTATACCTTGTGGTAATCGccacctcccctttcccaggggattgtgggaaaagctgtgggtgGTGCCTGGGGTATATAAGCCACAGCCTTTGGCTAGGGGCTTCAGTCAGCTTCTGGGcttctctgaggtcagagctctcctactcctggagctgactgcagctgttgagctgtCAGGGCTGTTTGAGAAGACTCTTTAAGGTAAGAACTTGGGAACCACCAAAAGTTAGAGCTCTTTATAGCAAGAATATGGTTGCAtgcaagttttttgtttttttgttttttgtttttttgttttggtgggtttttttggtttttttttttgttttttttaaatgaagttgtTGAAGAGGAACCTTGAAACTGCAGGAACGTGCTAGTCAGACAACGTGGTTTTGTTGCTGGACATAAATTTAGACCCTACGGCCCTCTGAAAGCTAAGTACAGGAATtggttgcagaggggctgaggcttggagttgcaggagggattctgaagatggcatctgggagagggctgtctacaATCAGCCCCCTTTGAGTGGGTGAATAGAGTGGGTGAATACAGCGTGTTAGTTTCCAGCACAATGCtagggtgggcagggcagctccagccttggtgtgtggggttgtgtattttgtgttgtctgtctttgtcttagagcttcctccaGTCTTGATGGTCTTGATAGTTTGCTGCTTGATAGTTTCCAGCACGATGctagtgtgggcagggcagctccagccttggtttCTgaggttgtgtgttttgtgttgtctgtctttgtcttagagcttcctcaggccttgatggtcttctgtgtgtcctcacagaaaaagtctcgcatcttgggcatcatccctgcaaagcctttcctgatcagcacggtgctgatcagcagcatcttctgcatGACAAGTcaaaattgcagatcggtctctgtacttggaagtttcttgatgattgtcttctgcaatgtcattctcaattgcattgtcatctgatctctgtccatccagtttccctgagggggactcattccccgcatccttgcgtcctcaggtcttgaaggcggttcctcgggcatccgtcgcttcattccctcgctttgcagacgcatcgctgtaggtcttattgcccaaaagtcttggattccagagtccctccTCTTGCTGtgagttttatcttgaggtcaagtcttgtgactcacatGGCTGTGTCTCGGCTCAGTCTGTGcatgtgagtgtttggcttggagaTGCCCTGTCTGCTGTGTAGGTTCAGAGGCCACAGAAGCACCACAACCTGACTGACTCGGTGTTGAGCGGCGGCCCGGTAACTTGTGTAATCCTGTTTTTTACATCCCACAAGTAAAGGATGAGCAAGAaatggatggaggaggagacaagGGAACCAGCTGAAGGTTAGTCAGGGTGTGCAGTTGGTGGGAAGCTGCCTCCCTTGGCTACCTGACCGCATTAttgtttgttgtcattttgaaggcggaAGCGATGAGCGAAGCTGGATACGGAcaccggaggtggctgtggcaaggtgagcaaaggctggtgggctggaggagcagttattctcaggtgttgtattattggttAGTCATGAGcatcccttgttgttttgtggttttcagATGCTGTGTGACAAGGACGAGCaggaaaaggctggaggaggagagaaaggtgCCACCTGAAGGTTAGTCAGTGTTTGGTGTTGGTGGGGAGGtgctttcaatatttattaGAATCCCTGAGatttgtttgatttatttcttacagatgcagaagtccaggacatggaacaaaaagcaaagcaggtgggTACCTGAATGTCATAGCAAGGCTTGGTAAAGTCTGTCACAGGGCAGGTGGATGTAGCTGCTCTGAGTAgcattaatggattttttttttttttttttttttttttttttaggttgcaaAGCTGTGTAGAGCAGA
The sequence above is a segment of the Heliangelus exortis chromosome 17, bHelExo1.hap1, whole genome shotgun sequence genome. Coding sequences within it:
- the NME3 gene encoding nucleoside diphosphate kinase 3 isoform X1 yields the protein MICLVLGLFAGLFQTACSGPGERTFVAIKPDGVQRHLVGEIIRRFERKGLQLVGLKLLQASEELLREHYIALRDRPFYSRLVQYMSSGPVVAMVWQGLDVVKTVRTMIGETNPAESLPGTIRGDFCVEVSKNVIHGSDSAESAGQEISLWFRPEELICWEDTAEHWLYA
- the NME3 gene encoding nucleoside diphosphate kinase 3 isoform X2 — protein: MICLVLGLFAGLFQTACSGPGERTFVAIKPDGVQRHLVGEIIRRFERKGLQLVGLKLLQEQAELCVLCAAQASEELLREHYIALRDRPFYSRLVQYMSSGPVVAMVWQGLDVVKTVRTMIGETNPAESLPGTIRGDFCVEVSKNVIHGSDSAESAGQEISLWFRPEELICWEDTAEHWLYA